The following coding sequences are from one Clostridioides difficile ATCC 9689 = DSM 1296 window:
- the glpK gene encoding glycerol kinase GlpK, whose amino-acid sequence MEKKYVMALDQGTTSSRAILFNKKGEIVKIAQKEFNQIYPKAGWVEHDPMEIWGSQSGVMREVIETAGIRPEEIASIGITNQRETTVVWSRYTGKPIYNAIVWQCRRTSEICDELKNKGLEESIKEKTGLLIDAYFSATKVKWILDNVEGAREKAEQGELLFGTIDTWLIWNLTRGKVHVTDYSNASRTMMYNINDLEWDEDILRELDIPISMLPLVKPSSYVYGHTDERMLSGAKIPIAGCAGDQQAALFGQNCVEEGTAKNTYGTGCFLLMNTGSNIVKSKHGLLTTIAWGVDGKVTYALEGSIFIGGASVQWLRDELKIIESAKDSEMYANRVEDTNGVYVVPAFTGLGAPYWDMYARGSILGLTRGAKKEHIVRATLESIAYQTKDVLEAMQNDSKLKLKSLKVDGGASNNNFLMQFQSDILNVDIDRPKIVETTALGAAYLAGLSVGFYIGRNEITSKWSVEKEFNPNMSEEKRCKLYKGWKKAVSRALSWEKEDELDI is encoded by the coding sequence ATGGAAAAGAAGTATGTAATGGCATTAGACCAAGGAACAACCAGTTCAAGAGCTATACTATTTAATAAAAAAGGCGAAATAGTGAAAATTGCACAAAAAGAGTTCAATCAAATTTATCCAAAAGCTGGATGGGTAGAGCATGATCCTATGGAAATATGGGGGTCACAAAGTGGGGTAATGAGAGAAGTTATAGAAACAGCAGGTATAAGACCAGAAGAAATTGCTTCAATAGGGATAACTAATCAAAGAGAGACTACGGTTGTTTGGAGTAGGTATACTGGTAAACCTATTTATAACGCAATAGTATGGCAGTGTAGGAGAACGTCAGAAATATGTGATGAACTTAAAAATAAAGGATTGGAAGAATCAATAAAAGAAAAAACAGGTCTTTTAATAGATGCATACTTTTCAGCAACAAAAGTAAAATGGATATTAGATAATGTAGAAGGAGCTAGGGAAAAAGCAGAACAAGGAGAGTTATTATTTGGAACTATAGATACATGGTTAATATGGAATTTAACTCGTGGAAAAGTACATGTAACAGATTACTCAAATGCATCTAGAACAATGATGTACAATATAAATGATTTAGAATGGGATGAGGATATATTACGAGAATTGGACATACCAATAAGCATGTTGCCATTAGTAAAACCTTCTAGCTATGTTTATGGTCATACAGATGAGCGCATGTTATCAGGAGCTAAAATACCTATTGCGGGATGTGCTGGAGACCAACAAGCAGCATTATTTGGTCAAAATTGTGTTGAAGAAGGTACTGCAAAAAATACTTATGGAACGGGTTGTTTCTTGCTTATGAATACAGGCAGTAACATAGTTAAATCTAAGCATGGGTTACTTACAACAATTGCTTGGGGAGTTGATGGAAAAGTAACATATGCATTAGAAGGAAGTATATTTATTGGAGGAGCATCTGTTCAATGGCTTAGAGATGAATTAAAGATAATTGAATCTGCAAAAGATAGTGAAATGTATGCAAATAGGGTAGAGGATACTAATGGTGTATATGTAGTGCCAGCATTTACAGGTCTTGGAGCTCCATATTGGGATATGTATGCTAGGGGTTCAATTTTAGGACTTACAAGAGGAGCAAAAAAAGAACATATAGTAAGAGCCACATTGGAATCAATTGCTTATCAGACAAAGGATGTTTTAGAAGCAATGCAAAACGATTCAAAATTAAAACTAAAATCATTAAAAGTTGATGGTGGAGCAAGTAATAATAATTTTTTAATGCAATTTCAATCAGATATATTAAATGTAGATATAGATAGACCCAAAATAGTAGAAACTACAGCTTTAGGAGCTGCTTATTTAGCAGGGTTGTCTGTTGGATTCTATATTGGAAGAAATGAAATTACTTCAAAGTGGTCAGTAGAAAAAGAGTTTAATCCAAATATGAGTGAAGAGAAGAGATGTAAATTATATAAAGGATGGAAAAAAGCTGTATCGAGAGCTTTAAGCTGGGAAAAAGAAGATGAATTGGATATTTAA
- a CDS encoding TetR/AcrR family transcriptional regulator: protein MPKILENVKEDILKVSRDMILEEDYSYISIRKIAQRCGISAGTVYNYFNSKQEIIEYITKSEWDLLIRRIEYSNKNTEDYIKKLNIIFTEIRNFINKVHNIQYNDFLNTFETERFFEMKKHKDDFHEQLSNKVYEALEKESFFNNDKLVCNIIIKMFFSYSTYLHIEFEDLKPYIEKLIH from the coding sequence ATGCCAAAGATTTTAGAAAATGTAAAAGAAGATATATTAAAAGTGTCTCGGGATATGATTTTAGAAGAAGATTACTCGTATATTAGCATAAGGAAAATAGCTCAAAGGTGTGGTATAAGTGCAGGTACAGTGTATAATTACTTTAATTCAAAACAAGAAATAATAGAATATATCACAAAATCTGAATGGGATTTATTGATAAGGCGAATTGAATACTCCAATAAAAACACTGAAGATTACATAAAAAAACTAAACATTATTTTTACTGAAATAAGAAATTTTATAAACAAAGTTCATAATATCCAATACAATGACTTTTTAAACACTTTTGAAACAGAGAGATTTTTTGAAATGAAAAAACACAAAGACGACTTTCATGAACAGCTTTCAAATAAAGTATATGAAGCTTTAGAAAAAGAAAGTTTTTTTAATAATGACAAATTAGTATGCAATATCATAATAAAAATGTTTTTTTCATATTCAACATATCTTCATATAGAATTTGAAGATTTAAAACCCTATATTGAAAAATTAATACATTAA
- a CDS encoding TrkA C-terminal domain-containing protein, protein MDKNYTMPIYQKIALDIANKIYTGEIQEDSVLFGRSVLAGKYNVSPETIRRAVKILEDIGVVKSIKGKGVIVLSPDKASSFIKKYRDITNISSYKSTLYNLIDTKSNLENEILDTINKILDYSNRLEIINPLVPVQFTINSNCKYIGQTAAQTKFWQNTGATIVAIKRGEELIISPGPYIEFLEGDILLVVGDQHIYNSIPMFLYENEK, encoded by the coding sequence TAAAAACTATACGATGCCAATATACCAAAAAATAGCGTTGGATATTGCAAATAAAATATACACGGGTGAAATACAAGAGGATTCAGTACTATTTGGACGCTCTGTTTTGGCTGGTAAATACAATGTATCTCCAGAAACGATAAGAAGAGCTGTCAAAATTTTAGAGGACATTGGCGTTGTTAAAAGCATAAAGGGTAAAGGTGTTATTGTACTATCTCCAGACAAAGCTTCTTCTTTTATAAAAAAATATAGAGATATTACAAATATATCATCATATAAATCAACACTTTATAATTTAATAGATACTAAATCTAATTTAGAAAATGAAATATTAGATACTATAAATAAAATTTTAGACTATTCTAACAGACTTGAAATAATCAATCCTTTAGTGCCCGTTCAGTTCACCATAAATTCTAATTGCAAATATATTGGTCAAACAGCTGCACAAACTAAATTTTGGCAAAATACAGGTGCTACAATAGTTGCAATTAAAAGAGGTGAAGAACTTATAATATCTCCTGGACCATATATTGAATTTTTAGAAGGAGACATTCTCTTAGTAGTTGGTGACCAACACATTTACAATTCTATACCAATGTTTTTATATGAAAACGAAAAATAA